In Cyanobium sp. AMD-g, one genomic interval encodes:
- a CDS encoding N-acetylmuramoyl-L-alanine amidase yields the protein MGVRASRFAWLLSLPLLLGALPAQAASALSAWRLSREGVLELRTSPGVRLQAFYEEGSGPTGPRVWVDLPGAPQRSRSVPVGGLVREVRIGRPDSGTTRLVLEFRPGTRLDPRQLRLVGTSRDRWRLTLTGLPLSGFTRNVGEGDMDATPSSWTASRPSGFSTRGRATSGRPLSTDGLPAVPRGRFRVVIDPGHGGPDPGAVGIGGLRETDVVLDVSLQVAQLLQARGVQVLMTRTSDVDVDLPPRVSLANSSNADVFVSIHANALSMARPDVNGVETFYFQSGSSLRLAQAIQSQIMAMSPGTPDRGARPGRFFVIRRTVMPAVLTEMGFVTGSLDAPRLADPNFRRRLAVAISTGILNFLQGAS from the coding sequence ATGGGAGTGCGTGCGTCGCGATTCGCCTGGTTGCTGAGCTTGCCCCTGCTGCTCGGGGCCCTGCCCGCCCAGGCGGCGAGCGCCCTTTCCGCCTGGCGCCTCAGCCGCGAGGGGGTGCTGGAGCTGCGCACCTCTCCGGGGGTGCGTCTGCAGGCCTTCTACGAGGAAGGTTCCGGCCCCACCGGCCCCCGGGTGTGGGTGGACCTGCCCGGTGCCCCACAGCGCAGCCGTTCGGTGCCCGTCGGCGGCCTGGTGCGGGAAGTGCGCATCGGCCGGCCCGATTCCGGCACCACCCGGCTGGTGCTCGAATTCAGGCCCGGCACCCGCCTGGATCCGCGTCAGCTGCGTCTGGTGGGCACGTCCCGCGATCGCTGGCGGCTCACCCTCACCGGTCTGCCCCTGAGTGGCTTCACCCGCAATGTCGGCGAGGGCGACATGGACGCCACCCCTTCGTCCTGGACCGCCTCCCGCCCCAGTGGCTTCAGCACCAGGGGACGGGCCACCTCGGGACGGCCGCTCTCCACCGACGGTCTGCCGGCGGTGCCCCGGGGGCGATTCCGGGTGGTGATCGACCCCGGCCACGGCGGGCCTGACCCGGGAGCCGTGGGGATCGGTGGTCTGCGGGAAACCGACGTGGTGCTGGATGTCAGCCTTCAGGTGGCCCAGTTGCTCCAGGCCCGGGGGGTGCAGGTGCTGATGACGCGCACCTCGGATGTGGACGTTGACCTGCCGCCGCGGGTGTCGCTGGCCAACAGCAGCAACGCTGATGTCTTCGTGAGCATCCACGCCAATGCCCTGAGCATGGCCCGCCCCGATGTGAACGGCGTCGAGACGTTCTATTTCCAGTCGGGCAGCTCCCTGCGGCTGGCCCAGGCGATCCAGTCCCAGATCATGGCGATGTCGCCAGGGACGCCCGATCGCGGCGCCCGCCCGGGCCGCTTCTTCGTGATCCGTCGCACGGTGATGCCGGCGGTGCTCACCGAGATGGGCTTCGTCACTGGCAGCCTTGATGCGCCCCGCCTGGCCGATCCCAACTTCCGGCGCCGCCTGGCCGTGGCGATCTCCACCGGCATCCTCAATTTCCTGCAGGGGGCCTCGTGA
- the murI gene encoding glutamate racemase — MSLLVGLFDSGLGGLTVLRQVHALYPHSPCLYLGDTARVPYGQRSKEEIRAIASEVVHWLRLQGVGVLVMACNTSNALALDVAVGEAGVPVVGLIDSLASELTSDHVGVLATPATAASGAYRRSIQACRPSARVLEMGCPAFVPLIEAGDLQAPELRAAAANYLAPLLAANVDTIVLGCTHYPLLRALLAELLPPDVQLVDPALAAAQRLGPLLASLGDSPEVDQALESVRPPLERTRFCVTGPAEAFATAAAAWLGSRPAVRSVSLQSPTRAY; from the coding sequence GTGAGCCTGCTCGTCGGCCTGTTCGACAGCGGCCTCGGTGGGCTGACGGTGCTGCGCCAGGTTCACGCCCTGTATCCCCACTCCCCCTGCCTCTACCTGGGGGACACGGCCCGGGTCCCCTATGGGCAGCGCTCGAAGGAGGAGATCCGGGCGATCGCCTCGGAGGTGGTTCACTGGCTGCGCCTGCAGGGGGTGGGGGTGCTGGTGATGGCCTGCAACACCTCCAATGCTCTGGCCCTCGATGTGGCCGTGGGCGAAGCGGGCGTGCCCGTGGTGGGGCTGATCGACAGCCTGGCCAGCGAACTCACCAGCGACCATGTCGGGGTGCTGGCCACCCCGGCCACCGCCGCCAGTGGCGCCTACCGGCGCTCGATCCAGGCCTGCCGCCCCTCGGCCCGGGTGCTGGAGATGGGCTGTCCCGCCTTCGTGCCCCTGATCGAGGCGGGTGATCTGCAGGCTCCTGAGCTGCGGGCCGCCGCCGCCAACTATCTGGCCCCGCTGCTGGCGGCGAACGTGGACACCATCGTTCTGGGCTGCACCCACTACCCGCTGCTGCGGGCGCTGCTGGCCGAGCTGCTCCCCCCGGATGTGCAGCTGGTGGATCCCGCGCTGGCGGCCGCCCAGCGCCTCGGGCCCCTGCTGGCCAGCCTGGGCGATTCCCCCGAGGTCGACCAGGCGTTGGAGTCGGTGCGGCCGCCCCTGGAGCGCACCCGTTTCTGTGTCACCGGGCCCGCCGAGGCCTTCGCCACCGCGGCAGCGGCCTGGCTGGGAAGCCGCCCGGCGGTGCGCAGCGTCAGCCTGCAGTCGCCCACCCGCGCCTATTGA
- the ubiG gene encoding bifunctional 2-polyprenyl-6-hydroxyphenol methylase/3-demethylubiquinol 3-O-methyltransferase UbiG, translating into MIETDGAVTLLRNNLSFYDQQAAVWWDENATIFPLHQLNPLRFLCFDQSVAQWRDLRVLDVGCGGGYTCEFLARRGARLSGVDRSGPCIDAARSHAADVGLAIDYRVGLAEQLPFASERFDVVICVDVLEHVDRPDAVIAEIARVLAPGGIFCFDTINRTFRSRLTMIWLLETLLRLIPAGVHDWERFVTPEALEGWLLARGFSAIRMQGMDLFGRGPLRTLGRLLHYLRTGGFQVAFDQDLDVVFIGTARLSPAADPRIR; encoded by the coding sequence ATGATCGAAACCGACGGCGCCGTCACCTTGTTGCGCAACAATCTCTCATTCTACGATCAACAGGCGGCCGTCTGGTGGGATGAGAACGCCACCATCTTTCCGCTCCATCAACTCAATCCACTGCGCTTTCTCTGTTTTGATCAGTCTGTTGCCCAATGGAGAGATCTTCGCGTCCTGGATGTGGGCTGTGGCGGCGGCTATACCTGTGAATTCCTGGCGCGTCGTGGCGCCCGTCTGAGCGGCGTCGACCGTTCCGGCCCCTGCATTGATGCGGCCCGGAGCCATGCGGCCGACGTGGGTCTGGCGATCGATTACCGGGTGGGACTGGCGGAGCAACTCCCTTTCGCCTCCGAACGTTTCGATGTGGTGATCTGCGTCGATGTGCTGGAGCATGTCGACCGTCCGGACGCCGTGATCGCGGAGATCGCCAGGGTTCTGGCCCCCGGAGGAATCTTCTGCTTCGACACCATCAATCGCACCTTCCGCTCGCGGCTCACCATGATCTGGCTGCTGGAGACGCTGCTGCGGCTGATACCGGCCGGTGTCCACGACTGGGAGCGGTTCGTGACACCGGAGGCCCTCGAGGGTTGGCTGCTGGCCCGTGGCTTCAGCGCCATCCGGATGCAGGGCATGGATCTCTTCGGCCGTGGTCCGCTGCGCACCCTGGGCCGGCTGCTTCACTACCTGCGCACCGGCGGCTTCCAGGTGGCCTTCGACCAGGATCTGGACGTGGTGTTCATCGGAACGGCCCGGCTCAGCCCAGCAGCAGACCCCCGGATTCGCTGA
- a CDS encoding Rrf2 family transcriptional regulator — MLRRSGIYALKALLELALDPPRWQSVNALALAQDLPAPMLEQLMLKLRRAELVESRRGRQGGYRLRRLPADLPLAAILAAVDAPAASLMAATEPTEPEEDPQPSDRVTRVLNRRLLQALERELDRLTLEDLLFDLRSAQAAFSESGGLLLG; from the coding sequence ATGCTGCGCCGCAGCGGCATCTACGCCCTCAAGGCCCTGCTGGAGCTGGCCCTGGATCCGCCGCGCTGGCAGTCGGTGAACGCGCTGGCCCTGGCCCAGGACCTGCCCGCCCCGATGCTGGAGCAGCTGATGCTCAAGCTACGCCGGGCTGAGCTGGTGGAGTCGCGGCGCGGCCGACAGGGGGGCTACCGGCTGCGGCGCCTGCCCGCCGACCTGCCCCTGGCCGCGATCCTGGCGGCGGTGGACGCTCCGGCCGCCAGCCTGATGGCCGCCACGGAGCCGACGGAGCCGGAGGAAGACCCCCAGCCCAGCGACCGCGTCACCCGGGTGCTCAACCGACGCCTGCTGCAGGCCCTGGAGCGGGAACTGGACCGGCTCACCCTGGAGGACCTGCTCTTTGATCTGCGCAGCGCCCAGGCGGCCTTCAGCGAATCCGGGGGTCTGCTGCTGGGCTGA
- a CDS encoding HAD family phosphatase: MPQRPAACLFDLDGLLLDTEPSHARAWQEASSRFGRPLSGAELLSLRGRRRLDCASQVQQWIVAAGGPPLSVQELLAVRQPIAEALLASAPAMPGAEALVRRCAAMGIPMALATSSAHQAVAMKVAPHPWMALIRERVHGDDPELGGGKPAPDPFLLAARRLGVAPTACWAFEDSSAGVAAALGAGCRVHVLLPPGVGCQAYPEGVICLNSLEEVELDQ; this comes from the coding sequence ATGCCCCAGCGACCTGCCGCCTGCCTGTTCGATCTCGACGGTCTGCTGCTGGACACCGAGCCCTCCCATGCCAGGGCCTGGCAGGAGGCCTCCAGCCGCTTCGGCCGCCCCCTCTCCGGGGCCGAACTGCTCAGCCTGCGGGGCCGGCGGCGCCTCGACTGCGCCAGCCAGGTGCAGCAGTGGATCGTTGCCGCCGGCGGGCCGCCGCTCAGCGTCCAGGAGTTGCTGGCCGTGCGTCAGCCGATCGCCGAAGCCCTGCTGGCCAGCGCACCGGCCATGCCCGGCGCCGAGGCCCTGGTGCGTCGTTGCGCGGCCATGGGGATCCCCATGGCCCTGGCCACCAGCAGCGCACACCAGGCGGTGGCGATGAAGGTGGCCCCCCACCCCTGGATGGCCCTGATCCGCGAACGGGTCCATGGCGATGACCCGGAGCTGGGAGGCGGCAAACCCGCCCCCGACCCCTTCCTGCTGGCGGCGCGGCGCCTGGGGGTGGCACCCACGGCCTGCTGGGCGTTCGAAGACTCCAGCGCCGGTGTGGCCGCCGCCCTGGGCGCCGGCTGCCGGGTGCATGTGCTGCTGCCTCCGGGGGTGGGCTGCCAGGCCTACCCCGAGGGGGTGATCTGCCTCAACTCCCTGGAGGAGGTGGAACTGGATCAGTAA
- the sds gene encoding solanesyl diphosphate synthase yields the protein MATVAELLQPVESDLDALLADLRSLIGAGHPILQAAAEHLFAAGGKRLRPGIVLLLSRAIAPDGGLSPRHRRLAEITEMIHTASLVHDDVVDEAATRRGVATVHSRFNHRVAVLAGDFLFAQASWHLANLDDLEVVKLLSRVIMDLADGEVRQGLFRYDTGQSFETYLEKSYCKTASLIANSARAAGVLTGLPEPRLDALYRFGRQLGLAFQVVDDILDFTASDQQLGKPAASDLASGYLTAPVLYALEERPALAGLIEREFCEAGDLDQALAMVRGCEAIGRARALAEGFAREAHEAIEWLPPSEPRSALRALPEFVLSRLY from the coding sequence GTGGCGACGGTTGCAGAGTTGCTCCAGCCGGTGGAGTCCGACCTCGATGCCCTGCTGGCCGATCTGCGCAGCCTGATCGGCGCCGGCCATCCGATTCTTCAGGCCGCTGCCGAGCACCTGTTCGCGGCCGGTGGCAAGCGGTTGCGGCCGGGCATCGTGCTGTTGCTGTCGCGGGCCATCGCCCCCGATGGCGGCCTCAGCCCCCGCCACCGGCGGCTGGCGGAGATCACCGAGATGATCCACACCGCCTCGCTTGTTCACGATGACGTGGTCGATGAGGCGGCCACCCGCCGGGGCGTGGCCACGGTGCACAGCCGCTTCAACCATCGCGTTGCGGTGCTGGCCGGCGATTTTCTCTTCGCCCAGGCCAGCTGGCACCTCGCCAACCTCGACGATCTCGAGGTGGTGAAACTGCTGTCCCGCGTGATCATGGACCTGGCCGATGGCGAGGTGCGCCAGGGACTGTTCCGCTACGACACGGGCCAGAGTTTCGAGACCTACCTCGAGAAGAGCTACTGCAAGACGGCGTCGCTGATCGCCAACAGTGCCCGTGCCGCCGGGGTGCTCACCGGTCTGCCTGAACCGCGCCTCGACGCCCTTTACCGCTTCGGCCGCCAGCTCGGCCTGGCCTTCCAGGTGGTGGATGACATCCTCGATTTCACCGCCAGCGACCAGCAACTGGGCAAGCCCGCCGCCAGTGACCTGGCCTCGGGCTACCTCACCGCCCCGGTGCTCTACGCCCTTGAGGAGCGGCCGGCCCTGGCCGGGCTGATCGAGCGGGAGTTCTGCGAAGCCGGCGACCTCGACCAGGCCCTGGCCATGGTGCGCGGCTGCGAGGCCATCGGCCGTGCCCGCGCCCTGGCCGAGGGCTTCGCCCGCGAGGCCCATGAGGCGATCGAGTGGCTGCCCCCCTCGGAGCCCCGCAGCGCCCTGCGCGCCCTGCCTGAGTTTGTGCTCAGCCGTCTTTACTGA
- a CDS encoding carbon-nitrogen hydrolase family protein has product MSSFLAAALQLTSTPDPDVNFSAAEELIELAARRGADLVGLPENFAFMGDDARRLELAPVLAERCSRFLVTMARRYQVTLLGGGFPVPAGEGQTFNRAELVGREGQLLARYDKIHLFDVDLPDGITYRESATVQPGHELPPVVDVPGLCRVGLSICYDVRFPELYRQLAGAGAQLLMIPAAFTAYTGKDHWQVLLQARAIENTAYVLAPAQTGLHYGRRQTHGHALVIDPWGTVMADAGVEPGLAMAPVDMAHEARVRAQMPSLQHRHPALF; this is encoded by the coding sequence GTGAGCAGTTTTCTGGCAGCGGCGCTGCAACTCACCAGCACGCCGGACCCGGACGTCAATTTTTCGGCGGCGGAGGAACTGATCGAGCTGGCGGCCCGCCGAGGCGCTGACCTGGTCGGTCTGCCCGAGAACTTCGCCTTCATGGGCGACGATGCCCGCCGGCTGGAGCTGGCACCGGTGCTGGCCGAGCGCTGCAGCCGTTTCCTGGTCACCATGGCTCGCCGCTACCAGGTGACCCTCCTGGGAGGGGGGTTTCCGGTGCCGGCCGGTGAGGGCCAGACCTTCAACCGCGCCGAGCTGGTGGGCCGGGAAGGCCAGCTCCTGGCCCGTTACGACAAGATCCACCTCTTCGACGTGGACCTGCCCGACGGCATCACCTACCGGGAGTCCGCAACGGTGCAACCCGGTCACGAGCTGCCGCCCGTGGTTGATGTGCCAGGGCTCTGCCGCGTCGGCCTGTCGATCTGTTACGACGTCCGCTTCCCGGAGCTTTACCGCCAGCTGGCCGGTGCCGGCGCCCAGTTGCTGATGATCCCGGCCGCCTTCACCGCCTACACCGGCAAGGACCACTGGCAGGTGCTGCTCCAGGCCCGGGCGATCGAGAACACCGCCTACGTGCTGGCGCCCGCCCAGACGGGGCTCCACTACGGCCGCCGCCAGACCCATGGCCATGCCCTGGTGATCGACCCCTGGGGCACCGTGATGGCCGATGCGGGGGTGGAGCCGGGTCTGGCGATGGCCCCGGTCGACATGGCCCACGAGGCCAGGGTCCGTGCCCAGATGCCGAGCCTGCAGCACCGTCACCCGGCCCTTTTCTGA
- a CDS encoding 2-phosphosulfolactate phosphatase family protein — translation MLLSYFHTSEAVPPLRSPEEDGPDAAVVIDVLRATTTIAWALQNGAEAIQAFADLGALEAAAADWPAARRLRAGERGGKRVEGYDLGNSPPAVTRERVESKRIFLSTTNGTRSLDRVQDVPLLLTACLPNRTAVARRLIERQALRVWIVGSGWEGDYSLEDSLAAGAVASAAIELAVAPHMGVRCANDEMLAALALWQQWRHDTETCLRSASHGQRLIGLGNHDADFACCAAVDSLEIVPIQAEPGVLRAS, via the coding sequence GTGCTGCTCTCCTACTTCCACACCTCCGAAGCGGTTCCCCCCCTGCGTTCTCCTGAGGAGGACGGCCCCGATGCGGCCGTGGTCATCGACGTGCTGCGGGCCACGACCACCATCGCCTGGGCGCTGCAGAACGGTGCCGAGGCGATCCAGGCCTTTGCCGATCTGGGTGCCCTCGAAGCGGCTGCCGCCGACTGGCCGGCCGCCCGTCGGCTGCGGGCCGGCGAGCGTGGTGGCAAGCGGGTGGAGGGCTACGACCTGGGCAACTCCCCCCCGGCGGTCACCCGTGAGCGAGTCGAGAGCAAGCGCATTTTCCTGAGCACTACCAACGGCACCCGCTCCCTCGACCGGGTCCAGGACGTGCCCCTGCTGCTCACCGCCTGCCTGCCCAACCGCACCGCCGTGGCCCGGCGCCTGATCGAGCGCCAGGCCCTGCGGGTGTGGATCGTGGGCAGCGGCTGGGAGGGCGATTACTCCCTCGAGGACAGCCTGGCGGCGGGGGCGGTGGCTTCGGCCGCGATCGAGCTGGCCGTGGCCCCCCACATGGGGGTCCGCTGCGCCAACGACGAAATGCTGGCGGCCCTGGCCCTCTGGCAGCAGTGGCGCCATGACACCGAGACCTGCCTGCGCAGCGCCAGCCATGGCCAGCGCCTGATCGGCCTCGGCAACCACGACGCCGATTTCGCCTGCTGCGCCGCCGTGGACAGTCTGGAGATCGTGCCGATCCAGGCCGAACCTGGGGTTCTGCGCGCCAGTTGA
- the acs gene encoding acetate--CoA ligase has translation MTQDSSPTIESVLQEQRQFDPPPALAAAARIGSMAAYDALVARAQADPDGFWGDAARRELHWFEPFDTVLDWSNPPFARWFEGGTTNLSYNCLDRHLDGPRADKTALIWEGEPGDVRRFTYRALHAEVCRAANALKALGVGKGDLVALYMPMVPEAAIAMLACARIGAPHSVVFGGFSAEALRDRLNDGQVKLVITADGGFRKDKAVSLKPAVDQALSEGCPSVEHVLVVRRTGEATAFEPGRDLWWHELVDGQSADCPAEPMASEDRLFVLYTSGSTGKPKGVVHTTAGYNLWAHLTFQWIFDIREDDIHWCTADVGWITGHSYIVYGPLSNGATTLMYEGAPRPARPGAFWEVIEKHRVTIFYTAPTAIRAFMKSGRAVPDRYDMSSLRILGTVGEPINPEAWMWYRDVIGGDRCPVVDTWWQTETGGVMISPLPGATPTKPGSATLPLPGIAADVVDLEGNSVPTGQGGYLAVRRPWPGMMRTVHGDPDRFRRSYWEHIRPADGSWLYFAGDGARRDGDGYFWVMGRVDDVINVSGHRLGTMEIESALVSHPAVAEAAVVGRPDDLKGEGIVAFVTLDVGVDGDAALEAELRRHVGLEIGPIARPDIIRFTDSLPKTRSGKIMRRILRSLASGQEVSGDTSTLEDRSVLDQLRV, from the coding sequence ATGACCCAGGACTCCTCGCCCACGATCGAGTCGGTGCTCCAGGAGCAGCGGCAGTTCGATCCGCCGCCGGCCCTGGCCGCCGCGGCCCGCATCGGTTCGATGGCCGCCTACGACGCGCTGGTGGCGCGCGCCCAGGCCGATCCCGATGGCTTCTGGGGGGACGCGGCCCGGCGGGAGCTGCACTGGTTCGAGCCCTTCGACACGGTGCTCGACTGGAGCAATCCCCCCTTCGCCCGCTGGTTCGAGGGGGGCACCACCAACCTTTCGTACAACTGCCTCGATCGCCACCTCGATGGCCCCCGCGCCGACAAGACGGCCCTGATCTGGGAAGGCGAACCGGGCGACGTGCGCCGCTTCACCTACCGCGCACTGCACGCCGAGGTCTGCCGGGCCGCCAACGCCCTCAAGGCCCTCGGCGTCGGCAAGGGGGATCTGGTGGCCCTGTACATGCCGATGGTGCCGGAGGCGGCCATCGCCATGCTGGCCTGCGCCCGCATCGGCGCCCCCCATTCGGTGGTGTTCGGCGGCTTCTCGGCCGAGGCCCTGCGTGACCGCCTGAACGACGGCCAGGTGAAGCTGGTGATCACCGCCGACGGCGGCTTCCGCAAGGACAAGGCCGTGTCCCTCAAGCCGGCCGTGGATCAGGCCCTGTCCGAGGGCTGCCCGAGTGTCGAGCATGTGCTGGTGGTGCGCCGCACCGGCGAGGCCACCGCCTTCGAGCCCGGGCGCGACCTCTGGTGGCACGAGCTGGTGGACGGCCAGAGCGCCGATTGCCCGGCCGAGCCCATGGCCAGCGAAGACCGCCTCTTCGTGCTCTACACCTCCGGTTCCACCGGCAAACCCAAGGGGGTGGTGCACACCACCGCCGGCTACAACCTCTGGGCCCATCTCACCTTCCAGTGGATCTTCGACATCCGCGAGGACGACATCCACTGGTGCACCGCCGATGTGGGCTGGATCACCGGCCACAGCTACATCGTCTACGGGCCCCTCTCCAACGGGGCCACCACGCTCATGTACGAGGGGGCTCCCCGGCCCGCCAGGCCGGGGGCCTTCTGGGAGGTGATCGAGAAGCACCGGGTGACGATTTTCTACACCGCCCCCACGGCCATCCGCGCCTTCATGAAGAGCGGCCGCGCGGTGCCCGACCGCTACGACATGTCCAGCCTGAGGATCCTCGGCACCGTCGGCGAGCCGATCAATCCCGAGGCCTGGATGTGGTACCGCGACGTGATCGGCGGCGACCGATGCCCCGTGGTGGACACCTGGTGGCAGACCGAGACCGGCGGGGTGATGATCAGCCCCCTGCCCGGGGCCACCCCCACCAAGCCCGGCTCCGCCACCCTGCCCCTGCCCGGCATCGCCGCCGATGTGGTCGATCTGGAGGGCAACAGCGTGCCGACGGGGCAGGGGGGCTACCTGGCGGTGCGGCGCCCCTGGCCCGGCATGATGCGCACCGTCCACGGCGATCCCGACCGCTTCCGCCGCAGCTACTGGGAGCACATCCGCCCCGCCGACGGCAGCTGGCTCTATTTCGCCGGTGACGGCGCCCGCCGTGACGGGGACGGCTATTTCTGGGTGATGGGCCGGGTCGATGACGTGATCAACGTCTCCGGCCACCGGCTGGGCACGATGGAGATCGAATCGGCCCTGGTGAGCCACCCGGCGGTGGCGGAGGCCGCGGTGGTGGGCCGGCCCGACGACCTCAAGGGAGAAGGCATCGTGGCCTTCGTCACCCTGGATGTGGGTGTGGACGGGGATGCGGCCCTGGAGGCCGAGCTGCGCCGCCACGTGGGTCTGGAGATCGGGCCGATCGCCCGGCCCGACATCATCCGCTTCACCGATTCCCTGCCCAAGACCCGCAGCGGCAAGATCATGCGCCGGATCCTGCGCTCCCTGGCCTCAGGCCAGGAGGTGAGCGGCGACACCTCCACGCTCGAGGACCGATCGGTGCTCGACCAGCTGCGGGTCTGA
- a CDS encoding UbiD family decarboxylase, whose amino-acid sequence MAEGIGSGKALGRQRNLRDFLALLEKRGQLRRITAPVDPDLELAAIADRVLAMGGPALLFENVIGSPMPVAVNLMGTVERVLWSMGMERPEELEGLGERLALLQQPRPPKGLKEVMKFGGVFWDLVRARPDLDLTPPCHQQVFKGDQVNLESLPLLRPWPGDAGGVITLGLVITKDPETGVPNVGVYRLQRQSINSATVHWLSVRGGARHLRKAAAMGRKLEVAVAIGVHPLLVMAAATPIPVQLSEWLFAGLYAGEGVRLARCKTLDLEVPSHSEVVLEGTITPGEVLPDGPCGDHMGFYGGEEDSPLVRFHCVTQRREPIFLTTFSGRPPKEEAMLAIALNRIYTPILRQQIPEIVDFFLPMEGLSYKLAVIAIDKAYPGQAKRAAMAFWSALPQFTYTKFVVVVDKSIAIRDPRQVIWAISAQVDPQRDLFVLEDTPFDSLDFASERLGLGGRLAIDATTKIGPEKRHDWGQALGRDAALEARVDGRWGELGLDDLGQGEPDPALFGYTLEHVLERLAAGR is encoded by the coding sequence GTGGCTGAAGGAATCGGGAGCGGCAAGGCGCTCGGGCGGCAGCGCAATCTGCGCGATTTCCTGGCGTTGCTGGAGAAGCGCGGCCAGCTGCGGCGCATCACGGCGCCGGTGGATCCGGATCTGGAACTGGCGGCCATCGCCGATCGGGTGCTGGCCATGGGCGGCCCGGCCCTGCTGTTCGAGAACGTGATCGGCTCCCCCATGCCGGTGGCCGTGAACCTGATGGGCACCGTGGAACGGGTGCTGTGGAGCATGGGCATGGAACGGCCTGAGGAGCTCGAAGGCCTTGGTGAACGCCTGGCCCTGTTGCAGCAGCCCCGGCCGCCGAAGGGCCTCAAGGAGGTGATGAAGTTCGGGGGGGTGTTCTGGGATCTGGTGCGGGCCCGGCCCGACCTCGACCTCACCCCCCCCTGCCACCAGCAGGTGTTCAAAGGCGATCAGGTGAACCTGGAGTCCCTGCCACTGCTGCGCCCCTGGCCGGGGGATGCGGGCGGGGTGATCACCCTCGGGCTGGTGATCACCAAGGACCCCGAAACCGGCGTTCCCAACGTCGGCGTCTACCGGCTGCAGCGCCAGTCGATCAACAGCGCCACCGTGCATTGGCTGAGCGTGCGGGGCGGCGCCCGGCACCTGCGCAAGGCGGCGGCGATGGGCCGCAAGCTCGAGGTGGCCGTGGCCATCGGAGTGCACCCGCTGCTGGTGATGGCGGCCGCCACGCCAATACCGGTGCAGCTGAGCGAATGGCTGTTCGCCGGGCTCTACGCCGGCGAGGGGGTGCGACTGGCCCGCTGCAAAACCCTCGATCTGGAGGTGCCCTCCCACAGCGAGGTGGTGCTGGAGGGCACGATCACCCCTGGCGAGGTTCTCCCTGACGGTCCCTGCGGCGACCACATGGGCTTTTACGGCGGTGAGGAGGACTCTCCCCTGGTGCGCTTCCACTGCGTCACCCAGCGCCGTGAGCCGATCTTCCTGACCACCTTCAGCGGTCGTCCGCCGAAGGAAGAGGCGATGCTGGCGATCGCCCTGAACCGCATCTACACGCCGATCCTGCGCCAGCAGATTCCCGAGATCGTCGACTTCTTCCTGCCCATGGAGGGCCTCAGCTACAAGCTGGCGGTGATCGCCATCGACAAGGCCTATCCGGGCCAGGCCAAGCGGGCGGCCATGGCCTTCTGGAGCGCCCTGCCCCAGTTCACCTACACCAAGTTCGTGGTGGTGGTCGACAAATCGATCGCGATCCGCGATCCGCGCCAGGTGATCTGGGCGATCAGCGCCCAGGTGGATCCGCAGCGCGACCTGTTCGTGCTGGAGGACACCCCCTTCGATTCGCTCGATTTCGCCAGCGAACGGCTGGGGCTCGGGGGGCGGCTGGCGATTGATGCCACCACCAAGATCGGTCCGGAGAAGCGCCACGACTGGGGCCAGGCCCTGGGCCGGGATGCCGCCCTGGAGGCACGGGTGGATGGTCGCTGGGGCGAACTGGGCCTCGACGATCTGGGCCAGGGCGAGCCGGATCCCGCCCTGTTCGGATACACCCTGGAGCACGTGCTGGAGCGCCTGGCCGCCGGACGCTGA
- a CDS encoding tryptophan-rich sensory protein, giving the protein MPAWLTILLVMGLVIAVLTPSRQQFAWFLRLRRPRWLTFERWIPVIWSVVYVCFYASALIRWWAGGVTAPLAMVGFLVLLVLVQSYTLLICRTRRLAWGTAAGLAGWLWGLGLALALLAVSRPASLLLLPFLLWSPIGTFVTWRMQRLNR; this is encoded by the coding sequence ATGCCCGCCTGGCTGACGATCCTGCTGGTGATGGGCCTGGTGATCGCCGTCCTGACCCCGAGCCGCCAGCAGTTCGCCTGGTTCCTGCGGCTGCGGCGGCCGCGCTGGCTGACCTTCGAGCGCTGGATCCCCGTGATCTGGTCGGTCGTCTACGTCTGCTTCTACGCCTCGGCCCTGATCCGCTGGTGGGCTGGTGGGGTGACGGCGCCGCTGGCCATGGTGGGCTTCCTCGTGCTGCTCGTTCTGGTGCAGAGCTACACGCTGCTGATCTGCCGCACCCGGCGGCTCGCCTGGGGAACGGCGGCGGGCCTGGCCGGCTGGCTCTGGGGACTGGGCCTGGCGCTGGCGCTGCTGGCCGTGTCACGGCCCGCCAGCCTGCTGCTGCTGCCCTTCCTGCTCTGGAGCCCGATCGGCACCTTCGTCACCTGGCGGATGCAGCGGCTGAACCGCTGA